From the Bacillus tuaregi genome, one window contains:
- the glgA gene encoding glycogen synthase GlgA produces MKVLFAVSECVPFIKSGGLADVAGSLPKELQNSGDDVRIIMPKYGTIPDSYKQEMKKKAEFNVRVGWRNQYCGIEEYVYQNMTFYFIDNEQYFKRDRLYGYDDDGERFAYFNQAVLESLPQLSYYPDIIHCHDWHTGMIPFLLKRKYQNLEEFSQIKTVFTIHNLQFQGIMPREALKDLFDLDDRYFHIDELEFYGNINFMKGALIAADKITTVSPTYMNEIQNDYYGEKLNGVLAARRADLSGILNGIDEEVYHPVHDKNIIHPLRSSVVPYKQANKVHIQQRFALPVKEIPLITMITRLTKQKGLELVRAVFHDMMLEDIQMIVLGTGDPEFEQFLREMEYQYGDKFKAYIGFDEELAHQLYAGADIFLMPSKFEPCGLGQLIAMKYGTVPVVRETGGLNDTVQSFNEFTWEGNGFSFTNFNAHDMLNTLRRAIHFYYEKAVWTHLVETAMEMNYSWSQSASKYLELYENLVSRSEMYVHK; encoded by the coding sequence GTGAAAGTATTATTTGCTGTAAGTGAATGTGTTCCATTTATCAAATCGGGGGGACTTGCTGATGTAGCAGGTTCCTTGCCGAAGGAGCTTCAAAATTCCGGTGACGATGTGCGCATCATCATGCCAAAATATGGAACGATTCCAGATTCTTATAAACAAGAAATGAAGAAAAAAGCTGAGTTTAATGTCAGGGTTGGTTGGCGGAATCAGTATTGTGGAATTGAAGAATATGTGTATCAAAACATGACCTTTTATTTTATTGATAATGAACAATATTTTAAACGAGATCGTCTTTATGGATATGATGATGATGGTGAAAGATTCGCCTATTTTAATCAAGCTGTATTGGAAAGTCTCCCGCAGCTTTCCTATTATCCAGATATCATTCATTGTCATGACTGGCATACTGGAATGATACCTTTCCTTTTAAAAAGAAAATACCAGAATCTTGAGGAATTCTCACAGATTAAAACGGTATTCACAATTCATAATTTGCAATTCCAAGGAATTATGCCGAGGGAAGCACTAAAAGACCTGTTTGATTTAGATGACAGGTATTTTCATATAGATGAGCTCGAGTTCTATGGGAATATAAACTTTATGAAAGGCGCTCTTATCGCAGCCGATAAAATCACAACGGTAAGTCCGACCTATATGAATGAAATACAAAATGATTATTATGGCGAAAAACTAAATGGTGTTTTAGCGGCAAGAAGAGCTGATTTAAGTGGAATTCTCAATGGAATTGATGAGGAAGTTTATCATCCAGTGCATGACAAAAATATCATTCATCCTCTTCGTTCATCAGTGGTGCCATATAAACAAGCAAATAAGGTACATATACAGCAGCGATTTGCTCTGCCGGTGAAAGAGATTCCCCTGATTACGATGATAACAAGGTTAACAAAGCAAAAAGGATTAGAGCTAGTGAGAGCAGTCTTTCATGACATGATGCTGGAAGATATCCAAATGATTGTTCTAGGGACGGGTGACCCGGAGTTTGAACAATTTCTCCGAGAAATGGAATATCAGTATGGAGATAAATTTAAGGCATATATTGGCTTTGATGAAGAATTGGCGCACCAGCTTTATGCAGGTGCAGATATATTCCTGATGCCATCAAAGTTTGAGCCGTGCGGACTTGGACAATTGATCGCAATGAAATACGGAACAGTGCCTGTAGTCAGGGAAACAGGTGGATTAAACGATACAGTCCAGTCTTTTAATGAATTTACCTGGGAGGGAAATGGCTTTAGCTTCACAAACTTTAACGCCCATGACATGTTAAACACGCTAAGGAGAGCGATTCATTTTTATTATGAGAAGGCTGTATGGACTCATCTGGTCGAAACGGCAATGGAAATGAATTATAGCTGGTCACAATCTGCTTCAAAGTATCTAGAGCTATATGAGAATCTTGTCTCGAGGAGTGAAATGTATGTTCACAAATAA